A genomic window from Sparus aurata chromosome 14, fSpaAur1.1, whole genome shotgun sequence includes:
- the LOC115595508 gene encoding PR domain zinc finger protein 5-like translates to MESPHRTENDSPLLLPSLRLFIPPLRLVSAAMWQVVQRGNVQDYGMVEEFISTVSEIVPDLLNADQKAQLLLGLRARVVLELCRAEQITDSETIEVHLERIKALISTWAAQPCFAEVEFPESNFVDQVELLLKDAEEKEKFFQDVFPTDFGPDYDSALQVLMLDFLSRLEKLLPVPDIQQTASMLSAVPSALEECVHSVPDPRHLKTVLMYHTSLGHFDLSDDLQTIPSSFGNCILSSLSLPQLEKVVIDADQIQLQPPSEQMQGCMTVQVEGETVTLLDYIQIEPPSGLVETDDHDADEVNMEETAEEDVSEALKPAAFQPLKQSKRLQLKRKGLKENKDLTAKRQRKKYPSNKTCPVCNKVFLRAAAMRRHQETHSANRDLKYKCDNCDKRFRDHYDMKRHNMRVHERDEMGNGSKDEDSGDPSTSETSEHKNCDLCGKYFARRVDMDRHMKSHSEDRPYSCPFCEKKFKNPYVLKRHQKEICKSRELKRAKRREPQRSTPQPTPEGSTEGKACPICSRILPYSADIAKHLRSHTEERPFYLHHLREGLQVQGHVEEASDYSRPRGDQRGGEQDGGTDSG, encoded by the exons ATGGAGAGCCCACATCGCACCGAAAACG actctcctctgctgctgccgtcTCTTCGCCTCTTCATCCCTCCTCTGCGCCTGGTGTCGGCGGCCATGTGGCAGGTCGTCCAGAGGGGGAACGTGCAGGACTACGGGATGGTGGAGGAGTTCATCAGCACCGTTTCAGAAATTGTACCTGATCTTCTGAACGCGGATCAGAAagctcagctcctcctgggACTCAGAGCTCGG GTGGTCCTCGAATTGTGTCGAGCCGAGCAGATAACGGATTCAGAGACCATCGAGGTGCACCTGGAGCGGATCAAGGCCCTCATATCCACGTGGGCGGCACAG CCTTGTTTCGCCGAGGTCGAGTTTCCAGAATCAAACTTTGTGGATCAAGTTGAGCTGCTGTTGAAAGACgctgaagagaaggagaaattTTTCCAG GATGTTTTTCCGACAGATTTCGGGCCGGACTACGACAGCGCTCTGCAGGTGCTGATGCTGGATTTCCTCTCAAGACTGGAGAAGCTTCTCCCGGTGCCAGACATTCAGCAG ACTGCATCCATGCTCAGCGCCGTCCCGTCGGCGCTGGAGGAGTGTGTGCACTCTGTTCCCGACCCGCGGCACCTGAAAACGGTGCTGATGTACCACACATCACTCGGACACTTTGATTTATCCG ATGACTTGCAGACCATTCCGTCTTCCTTTGGGAATTGCATCCTCTCTTCGCTGTCCCTCCCGCAGCTGGAGAAGGTTGTAATCGACGCCGACCAAATACAGCTACAGCCTCCGTCGGAGCAGATGCAGGGCTGTATGACTGTCCAGGTGGAGGGTGAAACTGTGACACTGTTGGACTACATCCAGATCGAACCGCCGTCGGGTTTGGTCGAGACGGACGATCACGACGCAGATGAAGTGAACATGGAGGAAACCGCCGAAGAGGACGTCAGTGAAGCCCTGAAGCCTGCGGCTTTCCAACCGCTGAAACAAAGCAAAAGGCTCCAGTTAAAGAGGAAAGGTTTAAAAGAGAACAAAGACTTGACGGCGAAGAGGCAGCGGAAGAAATACCCCAGTAATAAGACCTGTCCTGTGTGCAATAAGGTTTTCCTCCGAGCTGCAGCCATGAGGCGACACCAGGAAACTCATTCGGCCAATCGCGATCTCAAGTACAAGTGCGACAACTGCGACAAACGATTTAGGGACCATTACGACATGAAGCGACACAACATGCGCGTTCATGAAAGGGACGAGATGGGCAACGGCTCTAAAGACGAGGACTCGGGAGATCCGAGCACTTCCGAGACATCGGAGCACAAAAATTGCGACCTGTGTGGGAAGTACTTTGCCCGTCGAGTGGACATGGATCGACACATGAAGTCGCACTCGGAGGACCGCCCGTACAGCTGTCCGTTCTGtgagaagaaattcaagaaCCCTTACGTTTTAAAGAGGCACCAGAAGGAGATTTGCAAGAGCCGAGAGCTTAAAAGGGCAAAGAGGAGAGAGCCGCAGCGCTCGACTCCTCAGCCGACGCCAGAGGGGTCGACGGAGGGGAAAGCCTGCCCCATCTGCAGCAGGATCCTACCCTACTCTGCCGACATCGCAAAGCATTTACGATCTCACACAGAAGAGCGACCCTTTTATCTGCATCACCTGCGAGAAGGGCTTCAAGTACAAGGACACGTTGAAGAAGCATCAGATTATTCACGGCCACGAGGggatcagagaggaggagagcaagaCGGTGGAACAGATTCTGGCTGA
- the LOC115595933 gene encoding zinc finger protein OZF-like, translated as MKKINKKGLKACPVCARAFDSVKTLNRHIQCHTEDRPYHCIHCKKRFKHMHGLKRHQIYAICHKKIARFSWKKELRAGPSHSEATSADPQLGPPPKIPVWCSNCGKHFEYPAALKEHQENVCKVEVSEIMKCDDCGKEFKSMTMLKVHQRIHDPLYCKECGKILANDAAFERHKLMHRPMQCTMCDKTFTLLRRLREHYEKEHDFSGPYPCGQCDKTFMQLSYLAIHQRIHKGEFPYICNMCPEKFRSSNCLTVHQRKHTGEKPFLCWQCGKCYRSASELTVHMGTHSEERPWACTQCDMAYRTKLQLTNHVEQIHIGVRYPCNSCGKQFMKETSLKRHELIHTGERPHQCTVCGKTFLTANELRLHNRYHTGERPYKCEECGKAFIQSGYLKSHMRIHTGEKPFKCDICDKGFRLSYHMKKHRRTHTGKPKLHSYICEECGLAFLHKKSLWEHSLTHNVKIEPSFDEVRIIEFP; from the coding sequence atgaaaaaaatcaacaagaAAGGTCTTAAAGCGTGTCCCGTCTGCGCTCGAGCATTCGACAGTGTCAAGACTCTGAACAGGCACATCCAGTGTCACACAGAGGACCGGCCGTATCATTGCATCCACTGTAAGAAGCGCTTCAAACACATGCACGGCCTGAAAAGACACCAGATTTATGCGATCTGTCATAAGAAAATCGCCCGATTCTCGTGGAAAAAGGAGCTGAGAGCAGGGCCGAGTCACAGCGAAGCGACCAGCGCCGACCCCCAACTGGGACCGCCTCCGAAAATACCCGTGTGGTGCTCAAACTGCGGCAAACACTTCGAATACCCGGCCGCTCTGAAGGAGCACCAAGAAAACGTTTGCAAGGTGGAAGTGAGCGAAATCATGAAGTGCGACGACTGCGGGAAGGAATTCAAGAGCATGACGATGCTCAAGGTGCACCAGAGGATTCACGACCCGCTCTACTGCAAGGAGTGCGGGAAGATCCTCGCCAACGATGCCGCCTTCGAGAGGCACAAACTCATGCACAGGCCGATGCAGTGCACGATGTGCGATAAGACTTTCACTCTACTGAGACGCTTAAGGGAACACTACGAGAAGGAGCACGACTTCAGCGGGCCGTATCCTTGTGGGCAATGCGACAAAACCTTCATGCAGCTGTCGTACCTCGCCATCCACCAGAGAATCCACAAAGGAGAGTTCCCCTACATCTGTAACATGTGCCCAGAGAAGTTCAGGTCCTCCAACTGTCTGACGGTGCATCAGAGGAAACACACCGGGGAGAAACCCTTCCTGTGCTGGCAGTGCGGGAAGTGTTACCGCTCGGCGTCGGAGCTCACCGTCCACATGGGAACTCACTCCGAGGAGAGACCGTGGGCCTGCACGCAGTGCGACATGGCGTACCGGACCAAACTGCAGCTCACCAACCACGTCGAACAGATCCACATCGGCGTCAGGTACCCGTGCAACAGCTGCGGGAAGCAGTTCATGAAGGAGACGTCGCTGAAGAGGCACGAGCTCATCCACACGGGCGAGAGGCCGCACCAGTGCACAGTGTGCGGCAAGACCTTCCTGACCGCCAACGAGCTCCGGCTGCACAACCGGTATCACACGGGGGAGCGGCCGTACAAGTGCGAGGAGTGCGGGAAAGCCTTCATCCAGTCGGGATACCTGAAGTCGCACATGCGCATCCACACGGGAGAGAAGCCGTTCAAATGCGACATCTGCGATAAAGGCTTCCGGCTGTCGTACCACATGAAGAAACACAGGCGGACTCACACCGGGAAGCCAAAGCTACACAGCTACATCTGCGAGGAGTGCGGGTTGGCCTTCCTCCATAAAAAGTCGCTCTGGGAACACTCGCTCACTCACAATGTGAAGATCGAACCGTCGTTCGATGAAGTGAGAATTATAGAGTTTCCGTAG